From Chryseobacterium gallinarum, one genomic window encodes:
- a CDS encoding DinB family protein, which translates to MSLKTLIDKSVQYNNWVVNKYIDWLSTKSDEQLNRETISSFPTILKTLHHIWQTQEYWWSFIAENNDFDFEKTAAITGKEDIFNAIKNNSQKLVDYVESLSEEDLSRNVKIESQWFQCDFSKYEYIQHIILHGTYHRGQIVTMGRNVGITDAPMTDFNFWNIYKEQK; encoded by the coding sequence ATGAGTTTAAAAACATTAATCGACAAAAGTGTTCAGTACAACAACTGGGTAGTCAATAAATACATCGACTGGTTGTCCACAAAGTCTGACGAACAGCTTAACCGGGAAACCATTTCAAGCTTTCCTACTATTTTAAAGACTTTACATCACATCTGGCAAACTCAGGAATACTGGTGGAGCTTCATTGCCGAGAATAATGATTTTGATTTTGAGAAAACAGCAGCCATAACCGGTAAAGAAGATATTTTCAATGCTATAAAAAATAATTCGCAAAAGCTGGTAGATTATGTAGAAAGTTTATCGGAAGAAGATTTATCCAGAAATGTAAAAATTGAATCCCAATGGTTCCAATGTGATTTCTCCAAATATGAATATATCCAACATATTATTCTTCATGGCACGTATCACAGGGGTCAGATTGTAACAATGGGGAGAAATGTAGGAATTACCGATGCACCGATGACCGATTTTAACTTCTGGAATATTTATAAAGAACAGAAGTAA
- a CDS encoding DUF2200 domain-containing protein yields MQNTKIYTTAFASVYPHYIQKAEKKGRTKEEVHEIISWLTGYDEKNLQEILDNRTDFKTFFENAPQMNPNTSLIKGVICGYRIEDIEDDLMRNIRYLDKLIDELAKGKSMEKILRK; encoded by the coding sequence ATGCAAAACACTAAAATTTATACTACGGCCTTTGCCAGTGTTTATCCTCATTATATTCAGAAAGCCGAAAAAAAAGGACGTACGAAAGAAGAAGTGCACGAAATTATATCATGGCTCACCGGATATGATGAAAAAAATTTGCAGGAGATATTAGACAACAGAACGGATTTTAAAACTTTTTTTGAAAACGCTCCTCAAATGAATCCTAATACCTCATTGATAAAAGGAGTTATCTGCGGATATCGCATAGAAGATATTGAGGATGATCTGATGAGAAATATCCGGTATCTGGACAAGCTGATTGATGAGTTGGCAAAAGGGAAATCAATGGAAAAGATACTGAGGAAATAA
- a CDS encoding 5-carboxymethyl-2-hydroxymuconate Delta-isomerase: MPHFIIDCSQDILQQKTPDEIMDAVYETADSTGLFAPNDIKVRLQPYSHYRLGNNKKNFLHVFGYIMEGRSTEQKAGLSRQISIKLTELLPDISFLSVNISEFEAATYSNKALINPENIHKDRYFGL; this comes from the coding sequence ATGCCGCACTTTATCATAGACTGTTCACAAGATATTCTTCAGCAAAAAACACCTGATGAGATCATGGATGCGGTTTATGAAACTGCTGATTCCACAGGATTATTTGCCCCCAATGACATAAAAGTCAGGCTGCAGCCTTATTCCCATTACCGGCTGGGAAATAATAAGAAAAACTTTCTACATGTTTTCGGATATATCATGGAAGGACGGAGTACAGAACAAAAAGCCGGCTTATCAAGACAGATCAGCATAAAACTTACAGAATTGCTTCCCGACATCTCCTTCCTATCTGTCAACATCAGTGAGTTCGAAGCAGCCACCTACAGCAACAAAGCCCTTATCAACCCTGAAAACATACATAAAGACCGCTATTTCGGACTTTAA
- a CDS encoding serine hydrolase, whose protein sequence is MKKLFCFLIFIFTIHHLSAQTENYTTAIDHFQKNYNTGKYEEIFNSFSTGMKQALPLENTKQFLAGLKAQAGDIKSKEFTGYQQGTYATYKTQFEKTVLAVNISLDKQNTINGLFIKPYEEIKESQSKTVNALTIYPKEIAEIIYSKSKDFPDNTQLSIALIQNGKTNYYGILKENGAIKPIENQNKIFEIGSITKVFTSTVLASLAEANKIKLTDNINPYYPFAFKNNITLNFESLANHTSGLPRLPDNLDLSNEANPYKAYHLKELEEYLKNFLIHGNKTYSYSNLGAGLLGYTLGLSQKTTFQKLVQKNIFDKYHMNSSFTSSEGLGGRLIKGYRKNGEIASNWDFDVLFGAGGILSTTEDLAKFANAQFDPENKELALTRKPTFTINGTMKIGLGWHILISKEGKEFVWHNGGTGGYSSSMAVNANDKTAVIILSNVSEINDPIDKICFELLNSTNQK, encoded by the coding sequence ATGAAAAAGCTGTTTTGCTTCCTAATATTTATTTTTACAATTCATCATTTATCGGCTCAGACTGAAAATTATACCACTGCCATTGATCATTTTCAAAAAAACTATAATACCGGGAAGTATGAAGAAATTTTCAATAGCTTTTCAACCGGAATGAAGCAGGCTCTGCCTCTTGAGAATACGAAACAGTTCTTGGCAGGCCTGAAAGCTCAGGCAGGTGATATCAAAAGTAAAGAATTCACAGGCTATCAACAAGGGACTTATGCTACTTATAAGACACAGTTTGAAAAAACGGTATTAGCTGTTAATATTTCTCTCGACAAACAAAATACAATAAACGGGCTATTCATCAAACCATATGAAGAGATAAAAGAATCTCAGAGTAAAACCGTTAATGCACTGACTATTTACCCAAAGGAAATTGCAGAAATCATTTATTCGAAATCAAAAGATTTTCCGGATAACACTCAGCTATCCATTGCCCTTATTCAAAACGGTAAGACAAATTATTATGGAATCTTAAAAGAAAACGGCGCTATAAAACCTATTGAAAATCAAAATAAAATTTTCGAGATCGGCTCCATTACAAAAGTATTTACTTCAACTGTACTTGCGTCTCTGGCAGAAGCCAACAAAATAAAGCTGACCGATAATATCAATCCATACTACCCTTTTGCTTTTAAAAATAATATCACATTAAATTTTGAGAGTTTAGCCAACCATACCTCGGGACTGCCCCGCTTACCAGACAACCTGGACCTGTCTAATGAAGCTAATCCTTATAAAGCTTATCATCTAAAAGAGCTTGAAGAATACCTTAAAAATTTTCTTATCCATGGCAATAAAACCTACAGCTATTCAAATTTAGGAGCGGGATTGTTAGGATATACCCTGGGACTGTCTCAAAAAACGACTTTTCAGAAATTAGTACAAAAAAATATTTTTGATAAATATCACATGAATAGTTCATTTACCAGTTCGGAAGGCCTGGGAGGCAGGCTCATTAAAGGATACCGTAAAAATGGTGAGATAGCCTCCAACTGGGATTTTGATGTTTTATTCGGAGCTGGTGGAATATTATCCACAACGGAAGATTTAGCCAAATTTGCCAATGCGCAATTTGATCCTGAAAATAAAGAGCTGGCCTTAACCAGAAAACCAACTTTCACCATAAACGGCACCATGAAAATCGGTTTGGGGTGGCATATTCTTATATCAAAGGAAGGAAAAGAATTCGTGTGGCACAACGGAGGCACAGGAGGATATTCTTCTTCAATGGCTGTAAATGCCAATGATAAGACTGCAGTAATTATTCTTTCAAATGTTTCTGAAATCAATGATCCTATTGATAAAATCTGTTTTGAATTATTAAACAGTACAAATCAGAAATAA